The nucleotide window TTAATTTTGCCCATCCTCTGTCCAGTAACTGGTTCCAGAAATTCGGTGCAGGAATTGGGGCTAACCAGATAGGGAGACTCAGTATCCAATTTTGGCCACACAGAGTTCTGTCTTTTTACCAAAgtggaaaattttcaaataaaacacaGAGGCCCAATGGAACTTGCTGAAAACAAGTCTGCAGTTCCTTACGGCTTTccgagttttaaaaaatatatacgaTCATTCCATGCGGTAGCCGAGGAGAAATGACCTTCACCGTTATAATTGCTCTCTAATCCTTAAGTCAAcctgatttatttgttttttctctgtggATTCGTTTCACCTAAGCTTCCCTGTATTTTGAAGAGATGGCAACTAATTTCCTAAGCATGGTTTCAGGAAACCAACAGTGTCATGTCCAACTgcctagaaaaatacaaatggcaTCAGTGTTCTTGGGCAGGTCTTGCATTTGTGTGGTTGCTTGTAGTGAGCAACACAAGCACCATCTGTGCGGTTTTCCCATCTCACCCTCATCACTTCTTGGTGAGAGAGAAAAGGGTCAGCCGATGAGTAAATGAGCCATGTTGGTGTGAGAAAGGGGGGGTGATGGGAAGTCAGGCGGGGGTAAGTCTCAGGAGTGCTAGCCCTACCAGGATGGGGCTCACTCAGCAGCAGCAAGCAAGACAAAGGCGTCCCTATGCACCTCTGAGCTGAGCTTCTTGAAGGAACAGAACCCTCAAAAGTGGCTTTTCAGGAAACTGAAAGTgaacatcaagagaaaaaaagcatttttcattGCTTTCCTGTGTCTTTGCGAGTTGCATCAGGAAAACTTCATTCCCTAGTgttgaatattttagaaatattggaGCCAAACCCACACAGGGGCCTTGAAAAATATAGCATAATATGATTCGAATGACCAAGAAGCAACAAAGTCAGTTCATCTTGCTTCATTTCCTTCAAAACATTGATCGTTATTTGTAGTTATTTATTCCTTTACTTCTATGTTCTCTGCCTCCTCACTAGACTGTGAGCAGTTTGAAGAGCATCTTTGTTTTGTGTGCCACCATATGCTAAGATCTTCCgcaatgcctggtacacagtagatgctcaatagatATGTGCTGAATGAACAGTTTCCATCTATTTCCGAAAAATCCATACCAAACCAGAGCTTGCACTCGTTACTGGTCCACTTCTCTCTCCTAATGTTGACCCAGTTTATCTGAGCCAATAGAAAACCCCAGGGAAATTCAAGAACATACTTTTCCCCAAAACCCTCGGGTCATGAGAGCATCCTGAAAATACCACCTAAGCAGCCGCGGTTTTGCACTGTATTCTACTTTTTGCTGGTTAGGAGTCCCTTACATCACAGCACTCTGAAAATTCCTCTCAGTTAAAAAGTCCATGGCCCTACgtgagatattttattctttcaatctGGTTTATCAGCTCATATTAGGTCCAGACATCCCTGACCCTTGTCATGTCCCAATAAGAAGTGAATAGAATTACTTATTAAAATGCCCAAATGCTTATGAAAAAGGCCTTTCTTTACCTTTGTTATTCCTCTTTCAAAAGGGAGTGCTGTTTCCCTTGCTTGGCACACTTCTTCCAGGTCAATGGGTTTCTGTGAGATTTCCTGAGTTCTGCAAAGAAGAGAGTTTGGAAAAAATTATTGTGTTTGGCCTGCCACCTTTCCAAAGCCTGAAAACAGTCAGTGTTGATCCCTgtaccaaaaacaaacaataaaacccaaacaaaccaCCCCTACACACAAACAACACTTTTTCTTCTAATTAGTGTGAAGAACTACTTCAGTGTTCCCTTGAAGACCTTCTGAGATCTAGACTACAAGATAGAATACTCATTTGGAGCTGCTTTCCCAAGCAGCACTCTTGCCTGCAAAATCTTCTTTCTCCTATGCACACAGCTCTTCGGCCATTATGGATGGAAACTTCTGAAACCCTGCCTGCTCCCTGAAGTTTTTGCCAATTAACCTTAAGAGAGGTGGTCATTTAATTTTCTAGACATCATTCACCTATGAGATTCAAGACTGCACCATATGATGTTATGGAGGAAATATGCCTTAAAATTCTAAGAATTTTCCAGTAGATTACCAGCTGCACAGAGACAAAgatcatcttttttctcttttttttttggctgtattggatcttcgttgcggtgtgcgggcttctcattgcagtggcttctcttgttgtggagcacgggctctaggcccgcgggcttcagtagttggggcgcgtgggctcagtagttgtggctcacgggctctagagcacaggctcagtagttgtggcgcacgggcttaattgctccgtggcacgtgggatcttcccagaccagggatcggacccatgtcccctgcgttggcaggcggattcttaaccactgcgcctccagggaagtcccaagatcgtATCTTACTCACCAGCATATTTCTGGTATATTTCTGGTAGGCATGCAGTACATATCTGttgcatgagtgaatgaatgatcgGAATGACTGTAATCACCAACTGTTTACTTTACCATGTTTGGAATCATTACATCTTAGAGCgggaaaactaaaagaaaaatatcatctcGTCCTAAATATGCTACTGTGACCACCCCATTTAAAGTTTGTAATCTCTCCACCTTCCCCTCCATATTTCCAATCTTTTTTACCTGATCATTTTTTACAACACTTATTTTCTCATGTATAATTTATGtgtaatttgttatttattttcttactccCCCAGTTGGATGGTAAACTCCATAAGACAGAGTTTATTGACTATTTTATTCACTACTGTATCCCAATTGCCCAGAACAGAGCCTGGGACATAACTATCGTCAAgtgaataaattatatttattgcgTATGGGCTCCACACATGGGAATCACAGCAGTAGATTTTTAAATCCCCAGCCCCAACTTCACATCTGTGGAACCAGAATGTTTAGGGATATAAATCTCAGGAATCTACATGTTATCAAGGTGTCTAGGTGATTCTGGTATAGCTGTTCTGAGAACCACTAGTTCACCCAACTCACTAATCTAGCGATAAGCCTGAAGCCCAGGGAGGTAAAGTGTCAATCAGGGCACATGGGTTATTTAGCAGTGCATCTAAGTGTAATCATTTCTGTTCTGATGAGCTTTCCACTCCAGCCATCTATGAGCTAGATTTACTTAATATGTTTTACTGCTATTGCCATCGTGGTCTTTGAGATTAAGCTACTTAGAGGCAAGGATTATGGCTTCTGAACTCACTTTCTGTGGTTGTAGCTCAGTAGGCAGGAAGGGCATGAGGCTTCAGGTATTAAAGGACTCTTTGAGGTTAATGATGCTTTTGCACAGAAGGACCACCCCATTTCCATGCTAACATGCCacgatttccctttctccttctagTTCCTGGACATCTCCATTAAATGGACCACCCAGGAAACCTTTCCTCCAAAGTACCTTCATTATGACCCCGAAACCTCTCATCAGCTGATGTGTGATAAATGTCCTCCTGGCACCTCCCTAAAACAGCACTGCACAGCAAGGCGGAAGACCCTGTGTGCCCCTTGTCCTGACCACTACTACACAGACAGCTGGCACACCAGCGACGAGTGTCTGTACTGCAGCCCAGTGTGCAAGGAACTGCAGTACGTCAAGCAGGAGTGCAATCGCACCCATAACCGCGTGTGCGAATGCGAGGAGGGGCGCTACCTGGAGCTGGAGTTCTGCTTGAAACATAGGAGCTGTCCCTCTGGATTTGGAGTGCTACACACTGGTATGCATCCGCTTCCAACATGTGGCCAAATTCATTAGCATCATACAAAGTCAGGTGGTAGGGAAAGGTTAAGGGAACACGTTTGTCCTGGTGACATTGCAGGACAGCAAATTGCAAAGGTAATGGAACCTGCTAGGTATGTACTATGTGTCTGGATGGCTGCCAAAGAACCATTCCTCAGAGGAACACTTTGCCACTAAGGGGCAATTTAGTTACAAATCTCAAATGCAGCAAATCACTCTCTAATGAGATGCATGATTGATTGCTCTTTCTTAAAGGGACACACTCTGAGTTGCACTGTATATAGCTGAGCTGTACCTCTGTGTTTCACTTCAGCATGGACAGCTGCAAACTGCAGTGCTTTCTGACGAACATCAAAAATGTTAATTGATACCAAGAGAGTAATTATGCTGATATTAATGAGGCTCTGGCATGCTAACAATGGGTAGTTATAATTAATTATGTAAGAAATGAGAATGGCTAGGGGAAATGCAgttcattattaaaaatgaagcTAGTTCTTCCTTTGGCATGGCAGTTGAGTGTCTGGGAGGATAAAGATGGTAGCAGCATCTCTTCAATGAGCTTATTCTTTATCTTAGACAAAGCAGACTGTCAAGCCAAGAGTAAGTACTTGTCTACAAACAAAGTACTTTCTCTTTTTGCATTTTGCATAGCATAGGTTAAGGCCAGTGtgcactgaattttttaaagttgcaacccactttttttttgttttttgctacatTCACGAAGCTTCGGTATAGTCTGCATGCTCTCCTGGCCTGGGAAAATTAAGAGTGTTCACTTACTTTTCTGGAGGAAGCAGTAATAGGTACAGATTCCAATTACACAGTCTGAAGCagtgtttctcagcctcagctctACTAACGTTtgggggctggataattctttttgTGGGCAGCTGTCTGGTACATTGTAGAGTGTTTAGCAGTATTCCTGGTCTTGAGCCACTAGATGCTAATAGCACTcttcccccagttgtgacaaccaaaaatgtcccagacgttgccaaatgtcccctggatggcaaaatcacccctggttgacaGTCATTGGTTTTGAGGATGCTAATTATTCGTAACTATTTTGACTTTCAGAAGTTGTAATATAGAGTCTaaattattataaacattttaggtTTAAAGGCCTACAAAGGAAACATATTCAAAAATTGAACTACTAAGTTTCCTAAGTTGTGAATTTTATAAAGTTAATCACAGAAGGTGCAAATTGCATGACAATTCCTTAAAATGGCTCTAGTATGAGTATCTGAGGAAGAAATTGGTGACACTTCTTAGCTTTTATTGGATGATACTTTGGGACTCAAAAGCTAAGCCAAGATGTAGAGGGGGAAGCCCAACCAACAGAAACAGATCCATTTAATTCAATTCAGTAATTTATATATGTAGGAAAATTAATTAAGCAGGGGCTATGCAGCTTGGAAACTggaaagttttgaaaaataatggaaGTAGTAAGGATTTTTCTCACATAAGCATGAAAATTTGTTTGTAGAACGAAGTAAGCAGGCAGCCAGAAGACTTAGTACAAAGgtacacatttattcatttactcactgCTCCCTCCCTAGAAACCTACAAAGGAGTTCCTCATGGAAAATACGAGGTTTCCAGTCCAAAGACAAGGCAAGATTCTGTAGTGTTATTCTAAAAAGTATTTAATAAtccttctttgttgttgttgttttgaagcCAGATTGTCTTCTCCTCTCCATAttttacagctgacccttgaaaacatgggtttgaactacgCAGGTCCACTtgtatgcacattttttttcaatagtaaatactacagtacgaCACGATCCCAGTTGCTTGAATCTGTGAGTGCAGAACCCCGACTACAGCGGGCTGACTATAAAGTTATAATGGGATTTTCGACTGTGCAGACTGTTGGTGCTCCTAACCCAccattgttcaaggatcaactgtccTTCATCCTGTTAGTCCTGTAATTCTTATGTAATTGCTTATGGCTAGCATGGTGAATTCTCCACTGAAAAGCAGAACTCCTCTTGCCATTCTATTTCACATTTTGCCTGCCAGATTGTACTTTGTATGTTTCTGTTGATATTAATAAGGCAAAATCATTTACTTAGATGGATACATCTTTTTATAAGAAGTTGTATCAATCATAGAAGAGGGGAGTCGTTTTCAGAAAGGTCATTACATAAAGCCTCCAAATACATTAAGAAACTTTCCTTCTATAATTCCTGGATTCCTCCTGGTAAAGAACTTTAAAGGCTAAATTACCTGAAAGAATGTCTTGTACCTATGACTTTCTCATTGGGACACATGAGAACACCCAAGCCATCAACATGTATGTGAAGAATGACAAGATTCTTCTTTGTGAAGTTGGCAAAGGGAGACTTGGATCCAGATGTCCAAGACCATTTATCCCCAGCATATTAGCAATGAAAGAATACCATGGAATCTCTGTCCAAATACTTCTGCTTACGATACTGTAGAATTTGGTATCAAGTTGGATCCCATTTAAGGAGAGGAGTGTAGCaagaaagtacttaaaaaaatagacttcTTTTTAAGGTGGTTCCTAAGATCATGTCACTGCAACCCTGGAAATGGCATTTAACATGTGAAGGTTTCATGCATGGttcccccttctcttttttttctgccaaCCGTCTGTCATTTTTATTGGTCAATGCATCATCAATCcctttagaaaagaaagaagccagagtTGAAACTAAAACCGATCCACTGTgctctttttttctggttttggtaaaGGATACAATGAGATGGGAggttgaaaattttaataaatgaaatttattaacTTTCTGTAGCTTTCATTTGTCCCTTTAGTATTTGGTATCTTGCGTCAGCCAGAATTGGCCTGTAAAAGCTACATTTGAATATTAAAGTCTAAATCTGTTCAACTAGCTTACACTAGATGGAGGTATTTTCATATGCAAGTACACTGCAATGTATGATCTACACAGGCATAGAGTCAAGGGTttgaagatatttatttttaatagcatctTTAGTTGTTGACTGGTTCAAGTTTTCCTGCCAATGATTTCCCCAaatttatcaagtatctttccacCATGAAATAAAATGCCCTTACAGTCACCCTTCCCTGAATTTTAACGACTGTGCTCTTTTCAGACTCAACAGTTTAAGCAAATGGTATATCATCTTCCATTTACTATGTAACTGCAGGCTTACGCTTTTGAGTCTACGGTCAACTTTATTGCCACCTTCAAAAGTTTATTATAATGTTGTAAATTTTTACTTCTCAAGGTTAGCCTACTTATGAGTTGCTTCAAAATTAGGATTCAGGAAAGAAGGAACTTCAGTAGGAACTGATTGGAATTTAACGATGCGGCATTCCATGGGTACTGATTTCAAAGAATGATATTACAGCAGTTACAGAGCAGTTATCTTCATGATTTCCCAGGAATAATTGTGTGGAGAATATGGTTGACGAAAAGATCTTACTGACAGTTTAGCACAGGCAGGACTAATTGAACATCataccctttttttctttcctccccaatTTTGTGCTTGTAGGTAACAACAAAACACATTTGTGTTTGTATTACAAGTAGGGGAGACTGCCTAAGGGTCTAACTCTAGAAGTTTTGTTCTGTCTAatgaagtgaaaaatgaaaatgcctcAAGTTCTGTGCAATATAATAGTAGCAGTAAAAACCAAGTGAAAAATCTTATCCAAACTCTGTTAAGATGGTATCTGCTGCGAAagtatttgagaagaatgtgctaAATGGCTTGGTATTTTCTGTAGGAACCCCAGAGCGAAATACAGTTTGCAAAAGATGTCCAGATGGGTTCTTCTCCAATGAGACGTCATCTAAAGCACCCTGTAGAAAGCACACAAATTGCAGTGCATTTGGGCTCCTTCTAACCCAGAAAGGAAATGCAACGCATGACAATATATGTTCTGGAAACAGTGAATCGACTCACAAATGTGGAATAGGTAATTATGTTTCAAAATATCAGTCTTTGTACCACCTCTGAGTTGAATACAAGACCCTCCGGCCCTTCTTAGTCAAACttatattttccctttcttgAATTTTAACCAACTAAGGCTATTCCCTGTGCATCATCGCTAAAGCCACAActcaaaatctttcaaaaagtTCCCATCTTCTCACAATCATGCTCCAAACCCTGGCTTTCACACTTGAATCAAATGTTACCCACGGAGAACGGGGTGGTGTAAAGATTTTGTTTAAGGCTCGATGATCAGAGTCCAAATTGCAGAATTTTTTAAGCTATGCATTTTTATCACTTTTAAGAATACCTGTATTATTAACCAAAGTATAAATTGGCAACAAAGAAGCATAGTGACATACATAGATGACAAATTAGAAATGCAATACTGGCTTTGTTACCTGTGGTATTACTGCATCTGTTGCATGGAAGTTCTAAGTTCCTGTACTTGTCTTAAACTCTTTATTCAGGAAAGGTCAGTAGCTTCAAGCTCAAGTTACCTGAATGTACCTCATGTTGGTGATGGCACTAATCAGGTTGCTGTCCTCACCTTGCCACTCCTACCACCACACTAACCTCAGACCTTCTACCAAGGACTCATCACACCAAGGAGGATTGACCTTTTAGCATTTAATCAGCTTGACTCTCCCCAAACATCTTTTTGTGCAACATAGAAGTATATAAAACATAGGAATGTGGGTTGGGAGATTGAAGATTCAAACCCAGTTTCAACATTCTTTCACTGTGTTGTAAAAATCTTAGATAAGTCATTCAGCTTTTCTGCTTTCTTATTAAATAATGGAACGAGGGAAGGGATAGTAAGAAGGGTGACCTCTAACATTctctttaattcatttataattttatttctatcattctttgagcacttactatatgccagacattttTGCTATATGGGCtttaatctttataaaaataCTGTAAAGTTTGTTCAAGTTAATGTATGAACTTgaatggcagagtcaggattcaaacccagacctaATGAATCCAAAATCAAACTATTAATCCCTGGGATATACCAACCCTACCCAGACACTCAGGCCATTGCACTTCTTTTCTAAATGACATGTTTTTGTGATTGATTATTTTCCCACTTAATGTACGCTTATACATCGGTATCCATCCTTGTTCCCAAAGGTAaactatgtgtctgtgtgtgtgcagaaaATAATACACTATTTCAGATTACTTTTCAAGCTCCCTTAAAGACAGTGATTTGACATTGATCTTGAAGTAACCTGTAGACACCAGCTAAAcctttaacaaaatatttcatagttatattaaaatatgttaatgtatatattaacatatatatacacattatgctATATATATAGAATTTTTGCTGTAATTTATTTATAGCAATAATACATTCTTATTAGATGTTTGTTAAACTCTCCCCCCACAAAATGCcctaaaagaacattaaaaaggaCATAAACCCAGTTGGACTGGTGATCTGCCACTAAGACCAGGCAACAGAAGATTGATTTTATTCAAACTTCTCATTTTAGCATGCAATATCCTGGAAAACTCAACTGTGttggtttttattattactattattattattattatttttgtcccTTGGACGTCCAAGAATCCAATTATTGAGTAAATCTTCTTGGTTTTCCCACCTTCCTTTAGACATGACCCTGTGTGAGGAGGCATTCTTTAGGTTTGCTGTTCCCACAAAGCTTACCCCGAACTGGCTCAGTGTCCTGGTAGACAATTTGCCTGGCACCAAAGTGAATGCAGAGAGCATAGAGAGGATAAAACGACGACACAGCTCACGAGAACAGACTTTCCAGCTGCTGAAGTTATGGAAGCATCAAAACAAAGACCAAGATATGGTCAAGAAGATCATCCAAGGTATGGTAACCTGAAATAAACAACTCGATCAGAAATCAGAACACCTGTTTATCATACAACAGAAACAAGACTATGTACCTGTTTAGTTGTGTGGATGATGTTTCCCTTTGGGAATGATTGTTGGACTGAAAACGTATTCATCAAGTGATAGTGGATACGCTATTCCTAGAGCAGTCATGTGAGGCTTTATTCTCACCTCCTCTACTCCCCAATTTCTTTTTCAAGTGTCTCTCTAAAGGGAGAGATAATACATTTCAAATGCGGGACTAGACCTCAGGAAATCTGACTCTGGATCCCCTTAGCAGTTTCAGGAGCATCCCTTCTGGACTATCTAGAAGTTCTTTAACCACTTTAGATCTTACTTTGCATTTCTACCAAGAAACTATGTTGTATTTATGTGGTAATTCTCTCCAGAGAGCCTCTAAGTGTCTTACAGGTATCCtctcattaatcctcacaacacagcctattatattttatttttattttttaaaatttatttacttatttatctattttatacatattagtgtatacatgtcaatccccatctcccaattcgtcccaccaccaccacctgccactttccccccttggtgtccatacgtttgttctctgcatctgaaCACAGCCTATTTTAAGATTACCATTTTAATAGCATATGTCGTGAGGATTGATGAGATAAGGTCTGCAAAGTGTTTGAGCTTCTTGGAGAAAAGGGCTAGTTAAAACCAAGTACTCTCATGTTTTAGAGTTTTATAAAGAATATCCTTtagaaactctgtgtgtgtgtgtgtgtgtgtgtgtgtgtgtgtgtgtgtgtgtgtgtattacgaTGGGAGAGAAtcggaggggaaaaggaagtaagTTTCATCCAGTGTGGACCATAAGCTTTAGGATACACAGTAGAAAAAGTTCTGACTTTAATTAGCATTGGGAGGACATGGCAGAAAAAATGAGGGAGCGTTTTCATAATGCAGACAGCGTCAAGGAGAAAGCCATTCTGCTCTTCACATGTAGTTAAATGACTGAGGAGTCCTACGCAACCTTAAAGCCTCAAACATCTGAAACTGAGGCAACAGATCTTAGGCGACTAACAGTTTTAACAGTTGAATGGTTTCACTTGTGCAAAGAGTAAACTTGTCTTCTGTTTTTGGCAAACAAAATGTATTCTTTGAAAGTATAATCAGCCCTGAAGcaaaaagagagggaaggagagaatcaGAGACTGTTAGAATTGGAAGGGACCgaatttcctattttataaatgaggacatTTCAGCCCAGAAAGATGAAGAGACTTGCCTTAGGGCCCACAGATAATAAATGACTCATGTCATCAATAGAAACGTTATTTACTCCCTCTTAGGTTTATGTCCTAGTTCATTACTGAAATATTCTCCAGGCCATGTGTATCCTACTGTTCTTTGGCCTCATATTATTGGGTTTTCACGGCTCCTCCTTTGTGTTGATGATCTCCTGGTGCTATTTATTAAAGACCGTTTGAAGGGCCTAATTCTTCAAATAGCACATGTATTGGGTATCAGTTAATGAAAGTTTGTATTATAAAATAGCGAACTTTGTGTTTTTCCTAAAAGGTTAcacttttaatttctccaaattTTCTTAGAAAACGGTATGTCTGTAGTTTCCCACTGTTATCTTCCAAATTTGGGCTTTTCACAAAGCTGTGTTGGATACCTAGAATATGGGCAGGCATATTACCCTAGCGTcacacaaaataatatttaactcAATTCCCAGAAATAACTAGCATGACTTAAGTCCTCCccaaaaggaaaggaggaggttATCCTTAAAGTTACGAAATTCTGGGGAACCTCCTGTTGCCTCAGGGTAGTTTTCCGGTGGCTTTAGGTGGATTACGTGAATGTCTCTGGGCTTTTGCTTTATGCAGATATCGAACTCTGTGAAAAGAGCGTGCAGAGGCACATTGGGCACATGAACCTCACCTTCGAGCAGCTTCGAAGGCTGATGGAAAGCTTGCCGGGGAAGAAAGTGACGACAGAAGACATTGAGAAAACAATGAAGACGTGCAAATCAAGTGATCAAATCCTGAAGCTTCTCAGCCTCTGGAGAATAAAAAATGATGACCAAGACACCCGCAAGGGCCTGATGCATGCCCTAAAGCACTTGAAGACATACCACTTCCCCAAAACTGTCACTCAGAGTCTGAAGAAGACCATCAGGTTCCTTCACAGTTTCACCATGTACAGATTATATCAGAAGCTATTTTTAGAAATGATAGGGAACCAGGTCCAATCATTAAAGATAAGCTGCTTATAACCGGAAATGGTCATTGAGCTGTTTCCTCACCATGGACCAGATCCAATAAATGAGTAAACTGTTTCTCAGGCGCTTGAGGAGGGTACAATGATTTCTTTCTCATCACCAAGGACTAGATTTGGCCACAGGGCCTGAAAAGAAACTATGGTGCGGAGAAAGAACTCACATCTCTCCCCAAAGTTTAATAAACCCCAAATAATTTATCCAACTAACAGATTTGGTCCAATATCTACTGACTATATTTTTCCTTGTTACTGCTTGCAGTAATTCAACTGGAAATAAACTAGACTCCATTGTGCCTTACTAAACATGGGAATGTCTAACTTAAATAGCTTTGAGAATTCAGCTGTACTAGAGGCTTTTATTAGAAagccattttttttctgtaaaatttacTAATATATCTATAACACTATTATAGTATTTGCTATTTATATTCATTCAGATATAAGGTCTGTACATATTACCATCCTGAAGGGAAACTGTGTAAGacttaattttagaaagaaaaaaatatatattctgtttattattatgacaaatgaaagagataaaatatattttttaacagaacATTTGTAACATTTCCTAATAGGTACTGCCATTCTTCCTGTGTAGAGTATTTTTGTAATATACTTTTACCTGTGTAAACTGAATTATCATTTTATAGAAAATGCATTATTTAGTCAATTGTTTAATGTTGGAAAGtgtatgaaatataaattatctGAATATTAGATGCTCTGAGAAACTGAATGTAccttatttaaaagattttatgtttttactaTATAAACAACATCATTaaagttttcaaattatttttcatcgCTTTTCCTCTTGCTTTTATGTGAACGGGACATGAATGGGTCTGAGCTTTCacaattttccctttcttttatcaTCAGGACCATCTGGGAattgttaaaaatgaagattccTGGACCAATTTATTGAGAAACTCTGGAAAGGAGGGCAGAaacctgcatttttaacaagttccaaaGTAATTTTTACTACACTAAAGTTGGAGAACTTCTGAAGTCAAGCTTAGTATACAGATGGCACAAACAACTTATAACTACTGCCACTAGCATCAAGAGACCAAACTACTTAagttcttttggttgcaagtaaTAGAAACTGGCACtacttaataagaaaaaattaattggaaGCATGGTGTATTTGGTTGAGTGGTGCCCCCTGCCCAAAATATGTTTATGTCataatctccagaacctgtgagcgttactttatttagaaaaaggatCTTTCTTCGTATGTGTAATTAAGAATCTTGAGACAAtaaa belongs to Balaenoptera ricei isolate mBalRic1 chromosome 17, mBalRic1.hap2, whole genome shotgun sequence and includes:
- the TNFRSF11B gene encoding tumor necrosis factor receptor superfamily member 11B, which encodes MNKLLCCALVFLDISIKWTTQETFPPKYLHYDPETSHQLMCDKCPPGTSLKQHCTARRKTLCAPCPDHYYTDSWHTSDECLYCSPVCKELQYVKQECNRTHNRVCECEEGRYLELEFCLKHRSCPSGFGVLHTGTPERNTVCKRCPDGFFSNETSSKAPCRKHTNCSAFGLLLTQKGNATHDNICSGNSESTHKCGIDMTLCEEAFFRFAVPTKLTPNWLSVLVDNLPGTKVNAESIERIKRRHSSREQTFQLLKLWKHQNKDQDMVKKIIQDIELCEKSVQRHIGHMNLTFEQLRRLMESLPGKKVTTEDIEKTMKTCKSSDQILKLLSLWRIKNDDQDTRKGLMHALKHLKTYHFPKTVTQSLKKTIRFLHSFTMYRLYQKLFLEMIGNQVQSLKISCL